Proteins found in one Miscanthus floridulus cultivar M001 chromosome 4, ASM1932011v1, whole genome shotgun sequence genomic segment:
- the LOC136552042 gene encoding cinnamoyl-CoA reductase 2-like isoform X3 has protein sequence MASPPPPRVCVTGGGGYVASWLVKLLLSRGYAVHTTVRAPSDPKNAHLQLLDGAPERLLLFTADMLDRDALAAAVAGCEGVFHVASPVPADKVHDPESEVLAPAVKGTLNVLQACSANNVQKAIVVSSTAAVRFNPSWPQDKIKDESCWSDKNLCIKNEGGLSTKLCLQDWYSAAKTIAEETALEYGEKNGLTVVTVCPCLVLGGPRVMKNLTWNIVDVRDVADALLLVYEKVESSGRYICSPDRISTSDMLNLFKKAYPNHNYVNCDNKDYESAISPFTSEKLKNLGWKPRKVDETLSDSIEYFEKAGLVQDVEGCPCRLPHLFHFGSGE, from the exons AtggcgtcgccgccgccaccgcgcgtGTGCGTTACCGGGGGCGGCGGGTATGTTGCCTCATGGCTCGTTAAGCTCCTCCTCTCCCGCGGCTACGCCGTGCACACCACTGTCCGCGCCCCAA GTGATCCCAAGAACGCCCACCTGCAGCTGCTGGACGGGGCCCCGGAGAGGTTGCTCCTGTTCACTGCCGACATGCTCGATCGCGACGCCCTGGCGGCCGCGGTCGCCGGGTGCGAGGGTGTCTTCCACGTCGCCTCCCCTGTTCCCGCGGACAAGGTCCATGATCCCGAG TCAGAGGTATTGGCTCCTGCTGTCAAAGGCACTTTGAATGTCCTTCAGGCTTGCTCGGCGAACAATGTTCAGAAAGCTATCGTGGTTTCATCCACAGCTGCTGTTCGTTTTAACCCTAGTTGGCCCCAAGATAAAATCAAAGATGAGAGTTGCTGGTCAGACAAAAATTTATGCATTAAGAATGAG GGAGGACTAAGCACCAAGTTGTGCTTGCAGGACTGGTACAGTGCTGCCAAGACAATTGCTGAAGAGACAGCATTGGAGTATGGAGAGAAGAATGGACTAACTGTTGTTACAGTTTGCCCTTGTCTCGTTTTAG GAGGACCTAGGGTGATGAAAAACTTGACCTGGAACATAGTTGATGTCCGTGACGTAGCTGATGCTTTGCTTCTGGTATATGAGAAAGTGGAATCATCTGGTAGATACATCTGCTCACCAGATCGGATCAGCACAAGCGACATGCTGAACTTGTTTAAGAAGGCCTACCCCAACCACAATTATGTGAACTG CGACAACAAAGACTATGAATCTGCAATTTCGCCATTTACATCAGAGAAACTTAAGAATTTAGGCTGGAAACCAAGGAAAGTGGATGAAACTTTGTCGGACAGCATTGAGTACTTTGAGAAGGCAGGGCTTGTGCAGGATGTAGAGGGTTGTCCCTGCCGTCTTCCTCATCTTTTTCATTTTGGTTCTGGCGAATGA
- the LOC136552042 gene encoding phenylacetaldehyde reductase-like isoform X2: MASPPPPRVCVTGGGGYVASWLVKLLLSRGYAVHTTVRAPSDPKNAHLQLLDGAPERLLLFTADMLDRDALAAAVAGCEGVFHVASPVPADKVHDPESEVLAPAVKGTLNVLQACSANNVQKAIVVSSTAAVRFNPSWPQDKIKDESCWSDKNLCIKNEDWYSAAKTIAEETALEYGEKNGLTVVTVCPCLVLGPLLQPLVNTSSELLIYIIKGGPRVMKNLTWNIVDVRDVADALLLVYEKVESSGRYICSPDRISTSDMLNLFKKAYPNHNYVNCDNKDYESAISPFTSEKLKNLGWKPRKVDETLSDSIEYFEKAGLVQDVEGCPCRLPHLFHFGSGE, from the exons AtggcgtcgccgccgccaccgcgcgtGTGCGTTACCGGGGGCGGCGGGTATGTTGCCTCATGGCTCGTTAAGCTCCTCCTCTCCCGCGGCTACGCCGTGCACACCACTGTCCGCGCCCCAA GTGATCCCAAGAACGCCCACCTGCAGCTGCTGGACGGGGCCCCGGAGAGGTTGCTCCTGTTCACTGCCGACATGCTCGATCGCGACGCCCTGGCGGCCGCGGTCGCCGGGTGCGAGGGTGTCTTCCACGTCGCCTCCCCTGTTCCCGCGGACAAGGTCCATGATCCCGAG TCAGAGGTATTGGCTCCTGCTGTCAAAGGCACTTTGAATGTCCTTCAGGCTTGCTCGGCGAACAATGTTCAGAAAGCTATCGTGGTTTCATCCACAGCTGCTGTTCGTTTTAACCCTAGTTGGCCCCAAGATAAAATCAAAGATGAGAGTTGCTGGTCAGACAAAAATTTATGCATTAAGAATGAG GACTGGTACAGTGCTGCCAAGACAATTGCTGAAGAGACAGCATTGGAGTATGGAGAGAAGAATGGACTAACTGTTGTTACAGTTTGCCCTTGTCTCGTTTTAGGTCCACTCCTGCAGCCTCTGGTCAATACCTCGAGTGAATTACTCATCTACATTATAAAAG GAGGACCTAGGGTGATGAAAAACTTGACCTGGAACATAGTTGATGTCCGTGACGTAGCTGATGCTTTGCTTCTGGTATATGAGAAAGTGGAATCATCTGGTAGATACATCTGCTCACCAGATCGGATCAGCACAAGCGACATGCTGAACTTGTTTAAGAAGGCCTACCCCAACCACAATTATGTGAACTG CGACAACAAAGACTATGAATCTGCAATTTCGCCATTTACATCAGAGAAACTTAAGAATTTAGGCTGGAAACCAAGGAAAGTGGATGAAACTTTGTCGGACAGCATTGAGTACTTTGAGAAGGCAGGGCTTGTGCAGGATGTAGAGGGTTGTCCCTGCCGTCTTCCTCATCTTTTTCATTTTGGTTCTGGCGAATGA
- the LOC136552041 gene encoding cinnamoyl-CoA reductase CAD2-like → MASPRPRVCVTGGGGYVASWLVKLLLSRGYAVHATVRDPSDPKNAHLRRLDGAPESLLLFKADMLDRDALAAAVAGCEGVFHVASPVPADRVLDPESEVLSPAVKGTLNVLQACSANNVQKVVVVSSTAAVHYNPSWPQGRIKDESCWSDKNLCIKNENWYTAAKTIAEETALEYGEKNELLVVTVCPCIVLGPLLQPLINTTSEFLIYIIKGGPRVMKNLPWNIVDVRDVADALLLVYEKVESSGRYICAPDQISTNDIVNLLKKSYPNYNYVSCDNKDYESEVSPVTSEKLKSLGWKPRKMEETLLDSIEYFEKAGFLQDLEGCLRRLPHLFHFASD, encoded by the exons ATGGCGTCGCCGCGGCCGCGCGTGTGCGTCACCGGGGGCGGCGGGTACGTCGCCTCATGGCTCGTCAAGCTCCTCCTCTCCCGCGGCTACGCCGTGCACGCCACTGTCCGCGACCCAA GTGATCCCAAGAACGCCCACCTCCGGCGGCTGGACGGGGCCCCGGAGAGCTTGCTCCTGTTTAAGGCCGACATGCTCGATCGCGACGCCCTGGCGGCCGCGGTCGCCGGGTGCGAGGGGGTCTTCCACGTCGCCTCCCCTGTGCCCGCAGACAGGGTCCTCGATCCTGAG TCAGAGGTACTGTCTCCTGCTGTCAAAGGAACTCTGAACGTTCTTCAGGCTTGCTCGGCAAATAATGTTCAGAAAGTTGTCGTGGTTTCATCCACAGCTGCTGTTCATTATAACCCGAGTTGGCCCCAAGGTAGAATCAAAGATGAGAGCTGCTGGTCAGACAAAAATTTGTGCATTAAGAATGAG AACTGGTACACTGCTGCCAAGACAATTGCTGAAGAGACAGCATTGGAGTATGGAGAGAAGAATGAACTACTTGTTGTTACAGTTTGCCCTTGTATCGTTTTAGGTCCACTCCTGCAGCCTCTGATCAATACCACCAGTGAATTCCTCATCTACATTATAAAAG GAGGTCCTAGGGTGATGAAAAACCTCCCCTGGAACATAGTTGATGTCCGTGACGTAGCTGATGCTTTGCTTTTGGTATATGAGAAAGTGGAATCATCTGGGAGATACATCTGTGCACCGGATCAGATCAGCACAAACGACATAGTGAACTTGTTGAAGAAGTCCTACCCCAACTACAATTATGTGAGCTG CGACAACAAGGACTATGAATCCGAAGTCTCGCCAGTTACGTCAGAGAAACTTAAAAGTCTAGGCTGGAAACCAAGGAAAATGGAGGAAACTTTGTTGGACAGCATTGAGTACTTCGAGAAGGCAGGGTTTTTGCAGGATCTAGAGGGCTGCCTTCGCCGTCTTCCTCATCTTTTTCATTTTGCTTCTGACTAA
- the LOC136552042 gene encoding phenylacetaldehyde reductase-like isoform X1, whose product MASPPPPRVCVTGGGGYVASWLVKLLLSRGYAVHTTVRAPSDPKNAHLQLLDGAPERLLLFTADMLDRDALAAAVAGCEGVFHVASPVPADKVHDPESEVLAPAVKGTLNVLQACSANNVQKAIVVSSTAAVRFNPSWPQDKIKDESCWSDKNLCIKNEGGLSTKLCLQDWYSAAKTIAEETALEYGEKNGLTVVTVCPCLVLGPLLQPLVNTSSELLIYIIKGGPRVMKNLTWNIVDVRDVADALLLVYEKVESSGRYICSPDRISTSDMLNLFKKAYPNHNYVNCDNKDYESAISPFTSEKLKNLGWKPRKVDETLSDSIEYFEKAGLVQDVEGCPCRLPHLFHFGSGE is encoded by the exons AtggcgtcgccgccgccaccgcgcgtGTGCGTTACCGGGGGCGGCGGGTATGTTGCCTCATGGCTCGTTAAGCTCCTCCTCTCCCGCGGCTACGCCGTGCACACCACTGTCCGCGCCCCAA GTGATCCCAAGAACGCCCACCTGCAGCTGCTGGACGGGGCCCCGGAGAGGTTGCTCCTGTTCACTGCCGACATGCTCGATCGCGACGCCCTGGCGGCCGCGGTCGCCGGGTGCGAGGGTGTCTTCCACGTCGCCTCCCCTGTTCCCGCGGACAAGGTCCATGATCCCGAG TCAGAGGTATTGGCTCCTGCTGTCAAAGGCACTTTGAATGTCCTTCAGGCTTGCTCGGCGAACAATGTTCAGAAAGCTATCGTGGTTTCATCCACAGCTGCTGTTCGTTTTAACCCTAGTTGGCCCCAAGATAAAATCAAAGATGAGAGTTGCTGGTCAGACAAAAATTTATGCATTAAGAATGAG GGAGGACTAAGCACCAAGTTGTGCTTGCAGGACTGGTACAGTGCTGCCAAGACAATTGCTGAAGAGACAGCATTGGAGTATGGAGAGAAGAATGGACTAACTGTTGTTACAGTTTGCCCTTGTCTCGTTTTAGGTCCACTCCTGCAGCCTCTGGTCAATACCTCGAGTGAATTACTCATCTACATTATAAAAG GAGGACCTAGGGTGATGAAAAACTTGACCTGGAACATAGTTGATGTCCGTGACGTAGCTGATGCTTTGCTTCTGGTATATGAGAAAGTGGAATCATCTGGTAGATACATCTGCTCACCAGATCGGATCAGCACAAGCGACATGCTGAACTTGTTTAAGAAGGCCTACCCCAACCACAATTATGTGAACTG CGACAACAAAGACTATGAATCTGCAATTTCGCCATTTACATCAGAGAAACTTAAGAATTTAGGCTGGAAACCAAGGAAAGTGGATGAAACTTTGTCGGACAGCATTGAGTACTTTGAGAAGGCAGGGCTTGTGCAGGATGTAGAGGGTTGTCCCTGCCGTCTTCCTCATCTTTTTCATTTTGGTTCTGGCGAATGA